From Blattabacterium cuenoti:
AGTCGAATGATATATAAAAATTCAACGGACATCACTAAAATACAAAATGAACATGAACTATAATATTTCACCTAAAGTCATTATTGGAAGTGGAGGGACCGGAGGTCACATCTATCCGGGGATAGCTATTGCTAATGAACTTAAAAAAAAATTCCAAAAATCAATATTTTGTTTATTGGATCTAAGAATCATATGGAAATGCGAGAAATACCTAGATTTGGGTATTCTATTGAAAGCATTTGTATTTCAGGAGGAAAAGATAAATTTTTTTCTATATCAGGCTTTATTTTATCTATACAACTAATATATAGCTTTTTTTTGGCAAATAAAATTATTAAAAGATTTTCTCCAGATATAGTTATCGGAACA
This genomic window contains:
- a CDS encoding glycosyltransferase, producing the protein MNYNISPKVIIGSGGTGGHIYPGIAIANELKKKFQKSIFCLLDLRIIWKCEKYLDLGILLKAFVFQEEKINFFLYQALFYLYN